In the Prochlorococcus marinus str. MIT 9312 genome, AACAACGTAAATGGCGTCATACTGTTGAAAAACTGCAGTTATTGAATCTATTGCAACTCTTTTAGCTTTATATTTTCTAATCGCATAACTAATTCTTTCAATAAGACCAGATAAGTCAAAGTTGCCCGCAACATCTTGACCATCGGGGTCAGGAGAAGCATCTAAAATAAAAAGTTTATTTTGATCAATTAATTCTTGTAAATCCCAACCAAAACTTGCAGCATTTCTAATGATATCTAAAGGGGACTCCTCAAATGTAACGAAGATACCAGGCTCATCAAAGTTGCAAATTCCATGGTGCAAGTATTGAAGCGAAAAAACAGTTTTGCCAGTACCTGAAGTACCACTAATAAGTGTACTTCGAGATACAGGCAAACCACCTCTGCAAACATCATCGAAGCCTTCTATACCTGTAGGCAATTTTTGTACTTGCATTTTATTTGATTTGCCAAATTTCTTATCTTTCATAGTTTTTTGCTAAAGAAACGAAATTAAAAATAAATATATGATTTATATTTAATTATAAAATTTTTCTATATGTTATTTATCTCCACTATATTCAGTTTCAGTTAATTCATCAAAAAGCAGATCTAAACCGATTAAAACTTTCTCTCTATCTGAAAGATCACCAATTATTCTTCTTACTGGTGGAGGTAAAATTTTAGCTAAGGTTGGTGTAGCTAAAATCTTATCTTCTTCTGCAAGTTGTGGTTGTTTAAGAACATCGATAACCTTTAAAGCATAGACTCCTTTAAATTCATTTTCTAATATTTCTCTTAAAGTATTCAAAGCTCTCATTGAATTAGGAGTATTTCCAGCAACATAAAGTTTTAAAATATATGTTTTTCTTGCTGCCATTGTTATTGATCCTCAAATTGATATACAAAGATTTAAAACAACCCTTGACTTATTACACTACAAAATAAGAAAATAAACAAACTACTATGATTGCTTATTTGGCTTAATCAAATTATAAATTTGAGCCTAATAGCGTCTTTAAGACATGACAAATTCTAAAAACTCTTCAAACAATTCTACTAATGGTAATGAGTTGTACGCAATAGCAGAAACTTCTGGTCAACAATTTTGGTTCGAAGTTAATAGATACTATGACATAGACAGGTTAAATGCAAAAGAGAAAGATAAGATAACACTTGAAAAAATCTTACTTTTAAAAGATAAAAACTCGATTACCATTGGTAAACCTTATGTCAAAGATGCAAAAATTGAATTAGAAGTAGTTTCTCACAAAAGAGATA is a window encoding:
- the rplU gene encoding 50S ribosomal protein L21, producing the protein MTNSKNSSNNSTNGNELYAIAETSGQQFWFEVNRYYDIDRLNAKEKDKITLEKILLLKDKNSITIGKPYVKDAKIELEVVSHKRDKKILVYKMRPKKKTRRKMGHRQELTRVMVKSISLGKSAPKSSAKKETVKKETKPKSEKSTN
- the kaiB gene encoding circadian clock protein KaiB, producing MAARKTYILKLYVAGNTPNSMRALNTLREILENEFKGVYALKVIDVLKQPQLAEEDKILATPTLAKILPPPVRRIIGDLSDREKVLIGLDLLFDELTETEYSGDK